DNA from Massilia antarctica:
GGCGCCGACCAGCACGATCACGCGCTGCTGCGCCGCGTCCACCATGTGGGTGAACGACTGCTGCAGGATCGGGTCGCGCTCCTGCACCGGCAGCAAGGCCAGGATATCGGTGTCGGGCACGATGCGCTGGACCACCCACAGATAGGCGTTATGCCCCAGCAGGGCGCAGACCACCAGCGCCCAGAGCCAGGCCAGCCACTTGTGCCGCTTTACTTCGGAATTCACAGCAGCGCCGCCTCCTCAAGGGTAATCGCGCCCTCGCCTGTCTTGATCTCGGAGAAGACGATGACGGTTTTGTCACCGCTCGCTTCAGCGATCTGGATATTCTTCACGTAGGCGCCGCCATCGAGCGAAATGGCGCCGATCGCCTTGGCCAGCGCCGGCTGGCGCGCCTTGAGCGCGACGTTCCAGCTGCCGCCATCGACATTGCCATCGACCTCGAACAGGGTTTCGAGCTGGCCCAGGTCGCCCGACAGCAGCGAGAACAGCACGCTGTTAATCATGCGCACGGTCGGTTCCTGCTTCGCTTCGAGGCGCATCGCCACCCGCTCGCCCTGGAAGCTGACGATTTCGTCGCGCGTCAGGCGCAGGGTGTTCGGGAACGGCTTCAGGGTGCGCCACAACACGCCCTTGCCCGCGACGACGCAAAAGCGCCCGTTCGAGGCGAGCGGCTTTTTCATGCCGGCCAGTTGCTTGGTCTGGTCGAAGCGGCCGCACAGGACGGCCGGCTTGGCCAGCAATGCCTGGATCTTGGCGATCGGCGCGGTGGCGCTGGCGACGGCGCAGGTGGCGCTGACGGCGAGGGCGAAGATCAAACGTTTCATGCGTGGGTTACTCCTAATTTTTCAAACAGCACGGGCGGCGACATGAAGCACATCTCGCCGCTGGCGATATCGACCGCCACTTGCGTGGTGCTGGCGCGGTTGAGGCGCTTGCCGCTGGCAAGGTCGCTGATCAGGTAATCGATCTTCAGGCGGTTTTCGTATTCGACGATTTCGGCGCGCAGGAGCAGGCGCTGGCCGAAGACGGCCGGCCCGATATAGCGCAGGTTCATGTCGATCACCGGCCAGGCGAAGCCGGACGCCTTCATCTGCACGTAGTTGTAGTCGATCTTGTCGAGCAGCGCGCAGCGCGCAACTTCGAGGTATTTGACGTAGTTACCGTGCCAGACGATTTCCATCGGGTCCAGGTCGAAGAACTGGACCTGCATCTCGGTCTCGGAAAACCAGCGGCTTGGCGGCGCGCCCCTACGCATACAGGGTCCAGGCCTGTTCGCGCAGGCGCGTGATCAGCACGCGCAGCTCGGGCTCCAGGCGGCGGTCTTCGGCCACCGGCGCCACGTCTTCGCCCAATTTTTCCATCATGTCGGCCAGCGCTTGCGGCGCCGGGTTTTCCGGATTGACGCGCAAGCGCAGCCACACGCCCTGGCGCACCGTGATCAGGAGCGCGGCGACAACCTGCTCGGTCAGTTCCAGCACGCGCAGGCAGTCGCGCGCGGCGATGGTGCCCATGCTGACCTTGTCCTGGTTGTGGCATTCGGTCGAACGCGAGAACACCGAGGCCGGCATGGTCAGTTTCAGCGCTTCGGCGGTCCACGCCGAGGAACTGATCTGCAAGGCTTTCAGGCCATGGTTGATGGCCGCGCGCGGCCCTTCGGCACCCGACAGATTCGCAGGCAGGCCGTGGTTGTAGCGGCTGTCGACCAGCAGCGCCATCTGGCGGTCCAGCAGGTCGGCCAGGTTGGCCACGGCGTTCTTCATGCCGTCCATGGCAAAGGCGATGTGGCCGCCGTAGAAGTGCCCGCCGTGCAGCACGCGCTCGCCTTCGGCGTCGATGATCGGATTGTCGTTGGCGCTATTAAGTTCATTTTCGATCGACTGGCGGAAGAACGGCAGCGCGTCGGCCAGCACGCCGATGACGTGCGGCGCGCAGCGGATCGAGTAGCGGTCCTGCAGGCGCTTGCCGTTGCGTTCGGCCTGGCCCACATGCAGGTCGTCGCGCAGCCATGCGGCCACGCCCTGCATGCCGGCGTGCGGCTTGACCGAGAACAGGGTCTCGTCGAAGTGATGGGCATTGCCGTCCAGCGCGAACGAGGCCATGGCGGTGATGCGGGTGCACACGCGCGTGAGATACTCGGCGCGGTCATAGGCCAGGCAGGCCAGCGCGGTCATGACGGCGGTGCCGTTCATGATCGCCAGTCCTTCTTTCGGGCGCAGCCGCAGCGGCGTGATGCCGGCTTCCTTGAGTGCTTGCGCGGCCGGCATCTGCACGCCGTCGCGCCACACTTCGCGCTCGCCGCACAGCACCGCCGCCAGGTAGGACAGCGGGGTCAGGTCGCCGCTGGCGCCGACCGAGCCTTCGCTCGGGATCAGCGGCAACAGGCCGGCGTCGAGCAGGCGCGCGATCTGTTCCAGCAGTTCGACGCTCACGCCGGAAAAGCCCTTGGACAGCGAGGCCAGGCGCGTGGCCATCACCGCGCGCGTTTGCGCCGGCGTGAGGTACTCGCCCAGGCCGCAGCCGTGATAGGTGTACAGGTGGTGCGGCAGTTCGGCCACCAGGTCGGGCGGAATCGATACCGTGCACGAGTCGCCGTAACCGGTGGTGACGCCGTAAATGGTGCCGTCCTCGCGCAGCAGGCGGTCTAGGAAGTCGGCGCCGCGCGCGATCGCCGCGCGGAACACCGGGTCGGGCGAGAGCACGGCGCTGGCAGTGCCGCGCGCGATATCGACGATATCTTCGATCGTCAGACGTTCGCGGTCGAATTGGACGGCGCGGCGGGTAGTGGAGAGGTCAGGGTGCATCGTTCTTGTCCAAATGGGGTAAGTGCCAGAAATCGTAAAAGTTGAACCACTCGAGCGGCGAGCGGACGCAGTGGTGCTGCAGGCGTGCCGCGAAGTCGCCGGCCACCTGGGCCAGTACCTCGTCGCGGCCCTTGCGCGGCAGGCGCACCGATTCGCGCAGCAGTTCGAAGTTCACTTCGTAGCCGCGTCCGACGCGGGTCGAGAACATCATGTAGAGCGGGCATTGCAGGATCGAGGCCAGCACGTAAGGCCCGACCGGAAAGGGGGCTTCGCTGCCCAGGAACGGCGCCAGCGCCACCCTCGGATCGGGCGACACCGGCACGCGGTCGCCGGCGATGACGACGAATTCGCCCCGCCCTACCCGCTCCGACAGCATCATCGCGGTGGCCGGGTTCATCTCGGTCACCTGCAGCAGATTGGTCTGGCTGCGCGGGTCGAGCGAAGCAAGCATGTTGTTGAAGGCCTGCGCGTGGCGCGTGTGCACCAGCACCGTCAGGGTCAGGCCCGGCACGTCGTTCGACAGCACGCGGCACAAGTCGGCGTTGCCCAGGTGCGTGCAGACCAGCACCGCGCCGCGCTTTTCGTCCAGCATGCGCCGCAAAGGTTCCATGCCGTGGTGGCTGACCAGGTTCTTGTCGAACAGGCCGCCCCACAGCAGCATCTTGTCGAGAATGGCTTCGGCAAAGCTGCCGAAGTGGCGCAGCACGCCGTACCAGCCGCCCGGCACCGGCGCAAAGGCACGCATCCGGTCCAGATAATTGGTGGAGGCGCGGCGCGCGGCCGGCTTGGTAAGCACGTACCACGCCAGCACGGGATACAGCACCACCCGGAACGGCCAGCGGCCGAACACGCGGCACACCCAGAACAGCAGGCGCATGCCGCCCACGAAGCTCGATTCCGAGATCGCGGCCCAGTGGCTGGCGTGCAGCTTTGTCATGCGCTCCGCCATTTGCGCGCCAGCAGCTTGGGCAGACGGATCAGCATGCCGAAAAACAGCACCGTATGCATGCGCGAAATGAGCACGTTGTCGCGAAAGGCCATGAAGTGCGATACGCCGTCGCTCGGGTAGGTCACGCGGGTCGGCAGGTTCACCACCTGCACTTCGTCCCAGAACAGGCGCACCAGGATTTCGGAGTCGAAATTCATGCGCTTGCCCAGCGCGCAGCGCGCATCGAGCGAGAGCACGGGCGCCACCGGATAGATGCGAAAGCCGCACATCGAATCGCGGATCGCGAACGACAAGGTGTTAATCCAGATCCAGACATGGGTCAGGTAGCGCGCGTACAGGCGCAGCTTCGGCACCGACTGGTCGTACACCGGGCAGCCGGCGATGACCGCGTGCGGATGCAGGCGCGCGAGCGCCACGAAGCGCGGAATATCGTCGGTATTGTGCTGGCCGTCGGCGTCGACCTGCAGCAGGTGCGTGTAGCCGGCTTGCGCAGCGCTGCGAAAGCCGGTCAGCACGGCCGCGCCCTTGCCCTGGTTGACGGCGTGGCGCACCAGCACGACCGTGCCGGGATGCGCCGCCGCCAGCTGGTCGAGCACGCGCGCGCACGACGGCTTGCTGCCGTCATCGACCAGCATGCACGGCAAGCCGTGAGCGAGCACCGCCTCGACCACGGCGCCGATGGCGTGTTCGTGGTCGTACACGGGGATCATCACGCAGGGCTTGAACATGGCTTACTCCACCCGGCCGAAGCGCAGCAGCGAATGGCAGTAGCCGATGCCGTCGCGCGCGGTGAGCAGTTTGAGTCCGGCCGCTTCGGCCAGGCGCACGTAGTCGCCGCTCTCGTAGATCTTGCTGTTCCCGCTGGCCATGGCCGTGAAGTACGGCGAGGTGTTGATCAGGCAGTAGGAAGCGATGTCGTAGCGCTGGCGGTCCCAGAAGGTGTCCATGACCAGCAGCTGGCCCTGCGGCGCCAGTGCGGCAGCGGCGCGTTGCAGGATGGTGGCAATGGCCGGCTCCGAGAAGCAGCTCAAAAATTGGCTCATCCAGATCACGTCCATCCCCGACGGCAGCGCCACGGCCGGGTCGAGCAGGTCGGTCGGGTGCAGGTGCGCGCGTTCGCGCACGCCGGCCGTCTCCAGCGAGGTCGCGGCGACCGACAACTGGCGCGGCAGGTCGACCAGGTGCAGCTCGACGTCGGCGTTGTAGTCCAGCGCGACGCAGCTGAATTTGCCGGTGTTGGCGCCCACGTCCATCACCTTGCGCGGCGCGGTCGCGAACACGTCCGGCATGATCGACGGGAAAGAGGTGTCCGAATAATAGTGGTCGAAGGCGAACCAGCTGGTCTTGGCCGGCTCCGACAGTTCCGACAGGCCCTGGTACAGGGTGGGCCACTCGCCCAGGGCTTTCAGGCCGATCGGCTTTTCGGCGTCGAGCGACTCGTCCAGCTTGAACAAGCCCTGGTAGCAGACGTCGTGGTTGAAATCGATGTTGATCTGGGTGATGCTGTCGGTGAGGACGCAAAAACCAGCCTTGTCGAGCGCATAGCGGCCATCGT
Protein-coding regions in this window:
- a CDS encoding LolA family protein — protein: MKRLIFALAVSATCAVASATAPIAKIQALLAKPAVLCGRFDQTKQLAGMKKPLASNGRFCVVAGKGVLWRTLKPFPNTLRLTRDEIVSFQGERVAMRLEAKQEPTVRMINSVLFSLLSGDLGQLETLFEVDGNVDGGSWNVALKARQPALAKAIGAISLDGGAYVKNIQIAEASGDKTVIVFSEIKTGEGAITLEEAALL
- a CDS encoding acyl-CoA thioesterase → MRRGAPPSRWFSETEMQVQFFDLDPMEIVWHGNYVKYLEVARCALLDKIDYNYVQMKASGFAWPVIDMNLRYIGPAVFGQRLLLRAEIVEYENRLKIDYLISDLASGKRLNRASTTQVAVDIASGEMCFMSPPVLFEKLGVTHA
- a CDS encoding HAL/PAL/TAL family ammonia-lyase produces the protein MHPDLSTTRRAVQFDRERLTIEDIVDIARGTASAVLSPDPVFRAAIARGADFLDRLLREDGTIYGVTTGYGDSCTVSIPPDLVAELPHHLYTYHGCGLGEYLTPAQTRAVMATRLASLSKGFSGVSVELLEQIARLLDAGLLPLIPSEGSVGASGDLTPLSYLAAVLCGEREVWRDGVQMPAAQALKEAGITPLRLRPKEGLAIMNGTAVMTALACLAYDRAEYLTRVCTRITAMASFALDGNAHHFDETLFSVKPHAGMQGVAAWLRDDLHVGQAERNGKRLQDRYSIRCAPHVIGVLADALPFFRQSIENELNSANDNPIIDAEGERVLHGGHFYGGHIAFAMDGMKNAVANLADLLDRQMALLVDSRYNHGLPANLSGAEGPRAAINHGLKALQISSSAWTAEALKLTMPASVFSRSTECHNQDKVSMGTIAARDCLRVLELTEQVVAALLITVRQGVWLRLRVNPENPAPQALADMMEKLGEDVAPVAEDRRLEPELRVLITRLREQAWTLYA
- a CDS encoding LpxL/LpxP family acyltransferase; this translates as MTKLHASHWAAISESSFVGGMRLLFWVCRVFGRWPFRVVLYPVLAWYVLTKPAARRASTNYLDRMRAFAPVPGGWYGVLRHFGSFAEAILDKMLLWGGLFDKNLVSHHGMEPLRRMLDEKRGAVLVCTHLGNADLCRVLSNDVPGLTLTVLVHTRHAQAFNNMLASLDPRSQTNLLQVTEMNPATAMMLSERVGRGEFVVIAGDRVPVSPDPRVALAPFLGSEAPFPVGPYVLASILQCPLYMMFSTRVGRGYEVNFELLRESVRLPRKGRDEVLAQVAGDFAARLQHHCVRSPLEWFNFYDFWHLPHLDKNDAP
- a CDS encoding glycosyltransferase family 2 protein, which gives rise to MFKPCVMIPVYDHEHAIGAVVEAVLAHGLPCMLVDDGSKPSCARVLDQLAAAHPGTVVLVRHAVNQGKGAAVLTGFRSAAQAGYTHLLQVDADGQHNTDDIPRFVALARLHPHAVIAGCPVYDQSVPKLRLYARYLTHVWIWINTLSFAIRDSMCGFRIYPVAPVLSLDARCALGKRMNFDSEILVRLFWDEVQVVNLPTRVTYPSDGVSHFMAFRDNVLISRMHTVLFFGMLIRLPKLLARKWRSA
- a CDS encoding class I SAM-dependent methyltransferase yields the protein MLDKKFSPDRQTAFEARFEAQKIAFGPVVFQCVRYAWKRGMLQTLADAGETGLSIADLAGTGRWTEYALKVVLETCLSAGVVFVHDGRYALDKAGFCVLTDSITQINIDFNHDVCYQGLFKLDESLDAEKPIGLKALGEWPTLYQGLSELSEPAKTSWFAFDHYYSDTSFPSIMPDVFATAPRKVMDVGANTGKFSCVALDYNADVELHLVDLPRQLSVAATSLETAGVRERAHLHPTDLLDPAVALPSGMDVIWMSQFLSCFSEPAIATILQRAAAALAPQGQLLVMDTFWDRQRYDIASYCLINTSPYFTAMASGNSKIYESGDYVRLAEAAGLKLLTARDGIGYCHSLLRFGRVE